The Belonocnema kinseyi isolate 2016_QV_RU_SX_M_011 chromosome 10, B_treatae_v1, whole genome shotgun sequence genome has a window encoding:
- the LOC117181261 gene encoding uncharacterized protein LOC117181261 translates to MVAYVAPAVLSRFQRYGKLQRVIGYCIRFIDNYISKKFKSGPLTTEELERADCSIIRMIQRECFPSELKQLKLGKDIDKTSKLIQLAPYLDENGMIRVGRRIRRAEISMDQKYPFIIPFKHFATTLILQREHIRLLHCGPEQLLSSVRHRYWPLSGRREARKITQKCIHCFKMKPQTLDVLMGDLPKSRLSGNLRPFTKTGVDYAGPILIKESRRRGRVHVSKAYLSVFVCLNVKAIHLELITDLTTEAFLAALTRFISRRGICSELYSDNGTNFVGAARELREMYEFVKVNEKEIHENLAAKRIQWKFIPPRAPHFGGLWEAAVKLMKKHFYTVTKGLTLTFEECYTLLTQIEALLNSRPLCPNPSDPHDLIALTPSHFLIGDSLVEPVQTSLIDTPANRLSL, encoded by the coding sequence ATGGTAGCATATGTCGCACCAGCTGTTCTTTCACGCTTCCAACGCTATGGAAAACTACAACGTGTTATTGGATATTGCATTAGGTTTATAGACAATTATATAAGCAAGAAATTCAAAAGTGGACCTCTAACTACAGAAGAGCTTGAAAGAGCAGACTGTTCAATTATACGAATGATTCAAAGGGAATGCTTCCCTTCTGAATTAAAACAGCTGAAGTTGGGGAAAGATATCGACAAGACGAGCAAGTTGATACAGTTGGCACCTTATCTCGACGAAAATGGAATGATAAGGGTGGGTCGTAGAATTCGAAGAGCAGAAATTTCAATGGATCAAAAATATCCCTTTATTATTCCATTCAAGCACTTTGCGACAACTTTGATTCTCCAAAGGGAACACATTCGGTTACTACATTGTGGACCCGAGCAACTTCTGAGTTCTGTCAGGCATAGATACTGGCCTTTATCTGGACGAAGAGAAGCAAGAAAAATAACTCAGAAATGTATTCATTGTTTCAAAATGAAACCTCAAACTCTGGACGTTTTAATGGGAGATCTTCCGAAAAGTAGGCTCTCGGGAAACCTTCGACCATTTACAAAAACCGGAGTCGACTATGCAGGGCCCATTCTGATCAAGGAGAGTAGACGACGAGGCAGAGTTCACGTATCGAAAGCATATCTTTCGGTTTTCGTCTGTCTCAATGTAAAAGCTATTCATCTTGAACTAATAACTGACTTGACGACTGAGGCTTTCTTGGCAGCTTTAACACGTTTCATTTCCAGAAGGGGTATCTGCAGTGAATTATATTCAGATAATGGAACAAATTTTGTGGGCGCAGCACGAGAACTTCGAGAGATGTACGAGTTTGTGAAAGTTAACGAGAAagaaatacatgaaaatttggCAGCGAAGAGGATCCAATGGAAATTCATTCCACCACGAGCACCACATTTTGGTGGATTATGGGAGGCGGCAGTCAAACTGATGAAAAAACACTTTTACACAGTTACCAAGGGCTTGACCTTAACTTTTGAGGAATGTTATACATTGCTTACTCAAATCGAAGCTCTTCTAAACTCACGACCTTTATGTCCTAACCCTTCTGATCCTCACGATCTTATTGCTTTAACCCCATCCCATTTCCTCATAGGAGACTCACTAGTAGAACCTGTTCAAACTTCACTGATTGATACACCCGCTAATCGGCTATCACTCTGA
- the LOC117181262 gene encoding uncharacterized protein LOC117181262 — protein MSSEINKLKRHKGQIISQVDRFIDSISGELSKGKIESKLRTLTHLWETFETVQDRIEELELKDVKSEQQPERIGIWEQERCEFEDKYHTAVGLANDRLAAIIRDNQAARADNNQQNLEPQIVPGVARPINYNFPLLNLPKFNGNYDKWLLFKDTFNATVHTNQDVPPVVKLQYLRGSLKGDALQIISTISTSDDNYTVAWELLLSRYDNKRLVINTHVKQLLDLPIVTKGSHSALRSLIDHIQTHTQALRNLDQPVDQWGTILIYLVINKLDFETRKDWEARVNSNNTEAMPTLDQLIKFLTNKCQTLELVDKERYNFHDSNKGCISKKDKKVALASTSQSPCVKDISIKLVEGLHAKYVGGVTTLLHLERQAFPDKTMPTNSQESQPVTTICAQQESFSQANDSPQISNKDKRTDITASAVNHSSQQQQASYVTVLSTTLIDIYDRDGNIYTCRALLDTGSQPNMITTKLLPRLKIPSDEVDVSVIPVAAMEAGVNKAAHVRIKSKLDNFTANLQCLVTPQITVKLPQVPLDGKQVNIPENIRLAGPCFERTSDIDLLIGAGVFLKVIDGGQINLGKNKPVLQKTKFGWIVGGEWTEEKHLKTPTTCNLLTLNRQLEKFWKLR, from the exons ATGAGTtcagaaataaacaaattgaaaaggcATAAGGGTCAAATAATAAGTCAAGTGGATAGATTTATTGATTCCATAAGTGGTGAACTAAGCAAAGGTAAAATTGAAAGCAAATTACGCACTCTAACACACTTATGGGAAACTTTTGAAACAGTTCAGGATAGAATTGAAGAACTAGAGTTGAAAGATGTAAAATCTGAACAACAGCCGGAAAGAATAGGAATATGGGAACAGGAGCGTTGTGAATTCGAGGATAAATATCATACAGCGGTAGGGTTAGCAAATGACAGGTTAGCTGCGATCATACGAGATAATCAAGCGGCTCGAGCTGACAACAATCAACAAAATCTCGAGCCACAGATCGTGCCGGGTGTTGCTAGGcctattaattataatttcccTCTGTTAAATTTACCGAAGTTTAATGGGAATTACGACAAGTGGCTCCTATTCAAGGACACTTTCAATGCGACGGTTCACACAAATCAAGATGTCCCACCAGTCGTAAAATTACAGTATTTACGCGGATCGTTAAAAGGTGATGCTTTACAAATAATCAGCACGATTTCAACTTCGGATGACAATTATACCGTAGCATGGGAGTTGCTACTTAGTCGGTATGATAACAAACGATTGGTCATAAATACGCATGTGAAACAATTGTTAGATCTGCCCATAGTGACGAAAGGAAGTCACTCAGCACTTCGGTCACTCATTGACCATATTCAAACTCACACGCAAGCTCTTAGAAATTTAGATCAGCCAGTAGATCAGTGgggaactattttaatttatttagttattaacAAACTAGATTTTGAGACTAGAAAAGATTGGGAAGCTCGAGTCAATAGTAATAATACAGAGGCAATGCCAACTCTAGATCAGCTAATCAAATTCCTCACTAACAAATGTCAAACTTTAGAACTAGTTGACAAAGAGAGATATAACTTTCACGATTCGAACAAAGGTTGCatctcaaaaaaagataaaaaggttGCGCTTGCTTCAACATCTCAATCACCATGC GTAAAGGACATTTCAATAAAGCTTGTAGAGGGTCTTCATGCAAAATATGTAGGAGGCGTCACCACACTACTTCATTTAGAGCGACAGGCATTTCCGGACAAAACCATGCCTACGAATTCTCAGGAATCTCAACCAGTAACAACGATTTGTGCACAACAAGAGTCATTTAGTCAAGCGAATGACTCACCCcagatttcaaacaaagataAAAGGACGGACATAACAGCATCAGCTGTTAATCATAGCTCTCAACAACAGCAGGCTTCATATGTTACAGTTTTGTCGACAACCTTAATTGACATTTATGACAGGGATGGCAACATTTACACTTGTAGAGCACTTTTAGATACAGGGTCTCAACCTAACATGATTACGACAAAGCTACTCCCTCGCCTCAAAATACCAAGTGATGAGGTAGATGTTTCTGTCATTCCAGTAGCAGCAATGGAAGCCGGAGTCAATAAAGCAGCTCATGTTAGGATTAAATCAAAGTTGGATAATTTCACAGCAAATTTACAATGTTTAGTCACACCTCAAATCACAGTAAAGCTTCCTCAAGTTCCTTTGGATGGAAAACAAGTaaatattcctgaaaatataaGGCTCGCGGGTCCTTGCTTCGAAAGGACTAGTGACATAGATTTACTTATAGGAGCAGgagtatttttgaaggttatcgATGGAGGTCAAATCAATCTAGGGAAAAATAAGCCTGTTTTACAAAAAACTAAGTTCGGCTGGATTGTTGGTGGAGAATGGACTGAAGAAAAACATTTGAAGACACCAACGACATGCAATCTTTTAACACTCAATagacaattagaaaaattttggaaGTTACGATGA